A portion of the Glycine max cultivar Williams 82 chromosome 10, Glycine_max_v4.0, whole genome shotgun sequence genome contains these proteins:
- the LOC100788787 gene encoding thaumatin-like protein 1b encodes MVEDHVAVIGVEAGENLNHPTLKLIGGEGLVGLSGIDNDGGQVGSEELEDKEYSCKLGLILYVVAQGAKVTFTNKYIYMLWPVTQTGDQKPQLSTTGFELSWLQEHQTLYVDLPSPWSSAFRARTECSNNNGRFNCATVDCTSDQVACNGAGSILPATKAEITVAENRGQDFYDVSNVDDFNIPMSLTAQGGSGDYKTLGCLRNINHVCPSQLQQPGPSGNVIACKSACVAFNADRYCHLGDYLGDRYCFGVLFMPAPFRLVFNIKPFKE; translated from the exons ATGGTGGAGGACCATGTGGCGGTGATAGGTGTCGAGGCCGGAGAGAATCTGAATCATCCAACGCTTAAGCTCATCGGCGGGGAAGGGCTGGTTGGCCTTAGTGGCATCGACAATGATGGTGGCCAAGTCGGTTCTGAGGAACTCGAGGACAAGGAGTACTCGTGCAAA TTGGGATTAATTTTGTATGTAGTGGCTCAAGGAGCCAAGGTtactttcacaaacaaatacaTATACATGTTATGGCCAGTAACCCAAACCGGTGATCAAAAGCCGCAATTATCAACAACAGGTTTCGAGCTGAGTTGGCTCCAGGAGCATCAAACTCTGTACGTGGACCTTCCATCACCATGGTCGAGTGCGTTTCGGGCTCGAACTGAATGCTCCAACAACAACGGAAGGTTCAACTGCGCCACTGTCGACTGCACCTCCGATCAAGTCGCATGCAATGGTGCTGGTTCAATCCTGCCGGCAACCAAGGCAGAAATTACCGTTGCAGAAAACAGAGGACAAGATTTCTACGACGTGAGCAACGTGGACGACTTCAACATACCCATGTCCTTAACCGCACAAGGTGGAAGTGGCGATTACAAAACCTTAGGTTGTCTTAGGAACATCAACCATGTGTGTCCTTCGCAGCTACAACAACCAGGGCCTAGTGGCAATGTCATCGCTTGCAAGAGTGCTTGTGTGGCTTTCAATGCAGATCGATATTGTCACTTAGGAGATTACTTAGGAGATCGATATTGTTTTGGGGTTTTGTTTATGCCAGCCCCTTTTCGGCTAGTCTTCAATATTAAACCTTTCAAAgagtaa
- the LOC100820314 gene encoding thaumatin-like protein 1b, producing the protein MTSNMQNSPLHLQNENYTYPTMTTTRVALCLLFAFLFYAAEGAKVSFNNKCTYTVWPGTLTGDQKPQLSTTGFELGPGASNSVDLPSPWSGRFWARTGCSNNNGRFSCATADCASGQVACNGAGAIPPATLVEITVAANGGQDFYDVSNVDGFNVPMSVTPQGGSGDCKTSSCPKNINSVCPAELQVKGSDGNVIACKSACEAFKEDRYCCTGPNNTAETCPPTNYSQIFEEQCPDAYSYAYDDKSSTFTCSNRPDYAITFCP; encoded by the exons ATGACTTCCAACATGCAAAACTCACCATTGCACCTGCAAAACGAAAATTATACATATCCAACAATGACGACCACCCGTGTTGCTCTCTGCCTTTTATTTGCATTCCTCTTCTACg CGGCTGAAGGAgccaaggttagtttcaataaCAAGTGCACATACACGGTATGGCCAGGAACCCTAACCGGTGACCAAAAGCCCCAATTATCAACAACTGGTTTCGAGTTGGGTCCAGGAGCATCCAACTCTGTGGACCTTCCATCTCCATGGTCCGGTCGGTTCTGGGCCCGAACAGGATGCTCCAACAACAACGGAAGGTTCAGCTGCGCCACCGCCGATTGCGCCTCCGGTCAAGTCGCATGCAACGGTGCCGGTGCAATCCCGCCAGCTACTTTGGTAGAAATCACAGTTGCAGCAAACGGAGGGCAAGATTTCTACGACGTGAGCAACGTGGATGGCTTCAACGTGCCCATGTCCGTAACCCCACAAGGTGGGAGTGGCGATTGCAAAACCTCAAGTTGCCCTAAGAACATTAACTCTGTGTGCCCTGCGGAGCTTCAAGTCAAAGGGTCCGATGGCAACGTCATCGCTTGCAAGAGTGCTTGCGAGGCTTTTAAGGAAGATAGATATTGCTGCACTGGACCTAACAACACCGCAGAAACATGTCCACCTACGAACTACTCTCAGATTTTCGAGGAGCAGTGTCCCGATGCTTATTCCTACGCTTACGATGATAAGAGCAGCACTTTCACTTGCTCCAACAGGCCTGATTATGCCATCACATTCTGCCCTTGA